One Cryptomeria japonica chromosome 9, Sugi_1.0, whole genome shotgun sequence genomic window carries:
- the LOC131071639 gene encoding peroxidase 3, with product MASIWLIGVVAFLAIISAGKGDGLSDNFYGESCPSAEETIQRVVEKYMAMDRTLAAPLLRMNFHDCFVRGCDGSVLLNSTANNKAEKEAIPNQSLRGFNVIDDVKEEVEKICPGVVSCADIIALVARDAVVVGSGGPSWSVKTGRRDGVISREIEASNNIPSPFFNFSQLQNSFASKGLDVKDLTVLSGGHTIGVGLCNFFSNRLYNFTGKGDMDPSLNTTYAQFLKTKCPNLADNTTIVPMDPSSPLTFDNHYYTNLAAKMGLFQSDAALLTNYAANGFVDEQFDQDCFFENFKNSMQKMIEVQVLTGTAGQIRRQCAFVN from the exons ATGGCGAGCATCTGGCTTATTGGTGTTGTTGCTTTTCTCGCAATTATATCAGCCGGCAAGGGGGATGGGCTGAGTGATAATTTCTACGGCGAAAGTTGTCCATCTGCTGAGGAAACAATTCAGCGAGTGGTGGAGAAATACATGGCAATGGATCGCACTCTGGCGGCTCCTCTCTTACGGAtgaatttccatgattgctttgtgCGA GGTTGCGATGGGTCAGTGCTTCTGAATTCCACAGCGAACAACAAAGCAGAAAAAGAGGCAATTCCAAACCAGAGCCTGCGCGGATTCAATGTAATCGATGATGTGAAAGAAGAAGTAGAGAAGATATGCCCAGGTGTCGTTTCCTGTGCTGACATTATTGCCCTAGTTGCCCGAGATGCTGTCGTTGTTGGG AGTGGAGGTCCATCTTGGAGTGTGAAAACAGGACGTAGAGATGGAGTGATATCTCGGGAGATTGAAGCCTCGAACAATATTCCTTCACCATTTTTTAACTTTTCGCAACTCCAAAATTCTTTTGCAAGCAAAGGACTAGATGTCAAAGACCTTACTGTTCTCTCTG GTGGACATACAATTGGAGTTGGTCTGTGCAATTTCTTCAGCAACAGGCTTTACAACTTCACAGGAAAAGGAGATATGGACCCTTCCCTCAACACCACTTATGCCCAATTTTTAAAGACAAAATGCCCTAATTTAGCAGACAACACAACCATTGTACCAATGGATCCCAGTAGCCCCCTTACCTTTGATAACCATTACTATACTAATCTTGCAGCAAAAATGGGCCTCTTCCAGTCTGATGCTGCCCTACTCACAAATTATGCTGCCAACGGGTTTGTCGATGAACAATTCGATCAAGATTGTTTCTTTGAGAATTTCAAGAATTCCATGCAAAAAATGATCGAAGTCCAAGTTCTCACTGGAACAGCAGGGCAAATTAGACGTCAGTGTGCCTTCGTCAACTAA